A DNA window from Shewanella baltica contains the following coding sequences:
- a CDS encoding Tex family protein: MQTNAHNIAQIIAQELNVREQQVAATITLLDDGATVPFVARYRKEATGGLDDTQLRTLYTRLGYLRELNDRRQVILSSIQAQGKLTPELQRAIDDADSKTRLEDLYLPFKPKRRTKGQIAIEAGLEPLADALLADRSADVEAKAAGYINSEAGFADVKAVLEGARYILMERYAEDAELLRKVREHLSQNSVLESRLIAGKEKEGAKFRDYFEHTEQLAKIPSHRALAMLRGRNEGFLALSMNADPAAEAGQGSYCEVIICDHLGLKLGDSSVDQWLKTVVTATWRIKIALQMETEFISQMRERAEAEAIKVFARNLGDLLMAAPAGAKATMGLDPGLRTGVKVAVVDNTGKMLCHATIFPHAPQNLWEKSIRTLANLVKMHKVELIAIGNGTASRETDKLAAELIAAVKDTHPQLTKVMVSEAGASVYSASELAALEFPDLDVSIRGAVSIARRLQDPLAELVKIEPKSIGVGQYQHDVSQSQLSGSLEAVVEDCVNGVGVDLNMASAPLLSQVAGLNKTLAKNVVDYRDANGQFKNRKELLKVPRLGPKAYEQAAGFLRIREGDNPLDASSVHPEAYSLVETIAKTKQVELASLMGNSDLLRSIKPEEFITAEFGLPTVTDILAELDKPGRDPRGEFKTAKFKDGVEELKHLKPEMVLEGVVTNVTNFGAFVDIGVHQDGLVHISSLTDKFISDPHTIVKAGDVVKVKVMEVDVERRRIGLSMRLDEAIDQSKSQQRPHNPARTHNGKAPQSTKPAARPAQKQAPKAPANAAMGNAFADAFAKLKK, from the coding sequence ATGCAAACTAATGCACATAACATCGCTCAGATTATCGCTCAAGAACTGAATGTTCGTGAGCAACAAGTTGCCGCAACCATCACTCTGCTTGACGATGGTGCGACAGTTCCCTTCGTTGCCCGTTATCGTAAAGAAGCCACGGGCGGATTAGACGATACGCAACTGCGTACCTTGTACACACGTTTAGGTTACCTGCGTGAGCTGAACGACAGACGCCAAGTGATTCTGTCTAGCATCCAAGCTCAGGGTAAGTTAACGCCAGAATTACAAAGGGCTATTGACGACGCAGACAGCAAGACACGTCTCGAAGATTTGTATCTGCCCTTCAAACCTAAGCGCCGCACTAAGGGCCAAATCGCTATCGAAGCTGGGCTTGAACCATTAGCCGATGCCTTACTGGCTGACCGTAGCGCCGATGTCGAAGCCAAAGCGGCGGGTTATATCAATAGCGAAGCGGGTTTCGCCGATGTGAAAGCTGTGCTTGAAGGCGCGCGTTATATCCTGATGGAGCGCTACGCCGAAGACGCGGAATTACTGCGTAAAGTGCGTGAACATTTAAGCCAAAACAGTGTGTTAGAAAGCCGCTTAATTGCAGGTAAAGAGAAAGAAGGCGCGAAATTCCGTGATTATTTCGAGCATACCGAACAGTTAGCGAAGATCCCTTCTCACCGTGCGCTGGCGATGCTGCGTGGCCGTAACGAAGGTTTCTTAGCGTTATCTATGAATGCCGATCCTGCTGCTGAAGCGGGCCAAGGCAGTTATTGCGAAGTAATTATCTGCGATCACTTAGGGCTGAAATTAGGCGATAGCAGCGTCGATCAATGGTTGAAAACCGTGGTGACGGCGACATGGCGCATTAAGATTGCGCTACAGATGGAAACCGAGTTTATCTCGCAAATGCGCGAACGCGCCGAAGCCGAGGCCATTAAAGTTTTCGCCCGTAACTTAGGTGATTTATTGATGGCCGCTCCAGCGGGCGCGAAAGCGACCATGGGACTCGATCCAGGTTTACGTACTGGCGTGAAAGTGGCGGTGGTCGATAACACGGGTAAGATGTTGTGCCATGCGACGATTTTCCCGCACGCACCGCAAAATCTGTGGGAAAAGTCGATTCGTACTTTGGCTAACTTAGTCAAAATGCATAAGGTTGAATTGATTGCGATTGGTAATGGTACGGCATCACGGGAAACCGACAAGCTAGCCGCTGAGCTGATTGCCGCCGTGAAAGATACCCATCCACAGTTGACTAAAGTGATGGTCAGCGAAGCGGGCGCGTCTGTGTATTCAGCATCGGAATTGGCGGCGCTGGAGTTTCCTGATCTCGATGTCTCGATTCGTGGTGCTGTGTCTATCGCGCGTCGTTTGCAGGATCCGTTAGCCGAACTGGTGAAAATTGAGCCTAAATCTATCGGTGTGGGCCAATACCAACACGACGTGAGCCAAAGCCAATTATCGGGTTCGCTGGAAGCCGTGGTGGAAGACTGTGTAAACGGTGTGGGTGTGGATCTCAACATGGCCTCTGCGCCTTTGTTGTCGCAAGTGGCTGGTTTAAACAAGACGTTAGCGAAAAATGTGGTTGATTACCGCGATGCCAATGGTCAGTTTAAGAATCGTAAAGAGTTGCTGAAAGTGCCACGTTTAGGGCCTAAAGCCTATGAGCAAGCGGCGGGCTTTTTGCGTATTCGTGAAGGTGACAATCCACTCGATGCCTCGTCTGTGCATCCAGAGGCTTATTCGTTAGTGGAAACTATCGCTAAGACTAAGCAAGTGGAGCTGGCGAGCCTGATGGGTAACTCAGATCTACTGCGCAGCATCAAACCTGAAGAGTTCATTACGGCGGAGTTTGGTTTACCTACTGTGACGGATATTTTGGCCGAACTGGATAAGCCAGGTCGTGATCCCCGTGGTGAGTTTAAAACCGCCAAGTTTAAAGATGGTGTGGAAGAACTTAAACACTTGAAACCTGAAATGGTGCTCGAAGGCGTGGTGACCAACGTGACTAACTTTGGTGCCTTCGTCGATATTGGCGTGCATCAAGATGGACTGGTGCATATCTCTTCACTGACCGACAAGTTTATCAGCGATCCCCACACAATCGTGAAAGCGGGTGATGTGGTCAAAGTCAAAGTGATGGAAGTGGACGTCGAGCGTCGTCGTATCGGTTTGAGCATGCGTTTGGATGAAGCTATCGATCAAAGTAAATCGCAGCAAAGACCACATAATCCTGCCAGAACTCATAATGGTAAGGCACCACAGTCGACGAAACCTGCTGCACGTCCTGCACAAAAGCAAGCACCTAAAGCACCTGCGAACGCGGCCATGGGCAATGCCTTTGCCGATGCCTTCGCTAAGCTGAAAAAGTAA
- a CDS encoding choice-of-anchor H family protein: MNTLNKQGMAATVNCRVNTHFVKATAIAALFLASTAVSAQPRELESSQSLTPFTAASVGIAKKAENSEQAAEQEQQALALLQQAAPAKNVTEAAAAAVKSLAPALSSKAPTANRVQLMGASPMTREQVTAKHASQGMPSSSATSEDPYRAPVYHSFSIFDASSRLFEDFDYDGFYQTFSVTFDVDVNGAYLNERADLFAELYLSRNGGPWVHYYTTDVFTIYGDSTQDDYEVLTTLYTGYATDHYDVLIDVYEVGYSDIVATISADETDGLYALPLESSDRDREPDVIVVEESGGSLSVLGLLFLGLCAGLRMNRTRG, from the coding sequence ATGAACACACTCAATAAACAAGGTATGGCAGCCACAGTTAACTGTCGGGTTAACACCCATTTCGTTAAAGCGACGGCCATTGCCGCGCTGTTTTTAGCGTCCACTGCCGTCAGCGCTCAGCCCCGCGAACTGGAATCATCGCAAAGCTTAACGCCATTTACTGCGGCCAGTGTCGGCATTGCCAAAAAAGCTGAAAACAGCGAGCAAGCAGCCGAGCAGGAACAGCAAGCTTTAGCCCTGTTACAACAAGCTGCGCCCGCAAAAAATGTCACTGAAGCCGCTGCTGCAGCCGTTAAATCCTTGGCGCCAGCCTTATCCTCTAAAGCGCCGACGGCAAACCGCGTGCAACTAATGGGCGCATCGCCGATGACGCGTGAGCAAGTGACTGCGAAACATGCGAGCCAAGGCATGCCGAGTTCGAGCGCGACCAGTGAAGATCCCTACCGCGCCCCTGTGTATCACAGCTTTTCGATTTTTGATGCCAGCAGTCGTTTGTTCGAAGACTTTGACTACGATGGGTTTTATCAAACCTTTAGCGTGACCTTCGACGTCGATGTTAACGGAGCGTATCTTAATGAAAGAGCTGACTTATTTGCCGAGCTTTATCTCAGCCGTAATGGCGGCCCTTGGGTGCATTACTACACCACGGACGTGTTTACTATTTATGGCGATTCAACACAGGACGACTATGAAGTGCTGACCACGCTCTACACGGGTTATGCGACGGACCACTACGATGTGTTGATTGATGTGTATGAAGTGGGTTACAGCGATATTGTCGCGACCATTAGTGCCGATGAAACCGATGGTTTGTATGCACTGCCATTGGAAAGTAGCGATCGAGACCGAGAGCCTGATGTCATAGTCGTCGAAGAAAGTGGCGGTAGCTTATCGGTATTGGGTCTGTTGTTCCTCGGTTTGTGTGCAGGGCTGCGGATGAATCGCACTCGCGGCTAA
- a CDS encoding methyl-accepting chemotaxis protein, with amino-acid sequence MKISTLSLSASALLLLLAGLLAAVVLWSSDQRQNIEQQTLTLQSIQEDFVGVRRDLDGYLASGNSSQLEQAKTKLSAIKNQLTELNLATMGATDNDLQASLSSFIQDLDTKYRAAGKLAGNPRQLLAHAESEMLDYNRRLGSYADKGLATNAAVAEQYLQLSRDLPSIVYQLSQLTDGYLIGKNQQLKGILDSTSKELNTWHDALSALPLIGVYEQQEADEFALGASEPEQIEVGDSDRSELLSLANRYNKEVANTHQLLQANQEMQDQLIQAISNVEQQLIGLGEAQAAKNQQLKYELQLILYTMVSIMALFAIGYLILQQNRVVKPLKRLNQAFMKLSESNSRERLDINRRCETGQIAGHFNQLLQRFEQEDEAQRQQITKVSQSLSQLVARITQLSQHTEHTQTIVADTQTQTEHIRSLANEVSHTSALVEDSAAETMRQMQSSQTEAEAVLSATEQTQTAVGLCHASLESLNNSVTDVSKIIDVIGNIAEQTNLLALNAAIEAARAGEQGRGFAVVADEVRNLSQRTQVSLNEIVKILQQLTQSNHALSESVDGIAQATSSQKLRAQSLWQVAQTVQNQASDMANTAKQGSLNAKEQVDYLDQFVRTMDSLKEQAQTSSQQSEVIAQEVQQSVEDIETSLGIADAGNLTPQSRAA; translated from the coding sequence ATGAAAATTTCAACGCTGTCGCTCTCTGCTTCTGCCCTGTTGTTATTGCTCGCGGGATTATTAGCGGCCGTAGTGCTGTGGAGTAGTGATCAGCGACAAAATATAGAACAACAAACACTCACACTGCAAAGCATACAAGAAGACTTCGTCGGCGTACGCCGCGATCTCGACGGCTATCTCGCCAGCGGCAACTCTAGCCAACTTGAACAAGCTAAAACTAAACTCAGCGCCATTAAGAACCAGCTCACAGAGCTTAATCTAGCCACCATGGGCGCTACCGATAATGACTTGCAAGCAAGTCTCAGCAGCTTCATTCAAGATTTAGATACCAAGTACCGCGCCGCGGGTAAACTCGCTGGCAACCCCAGGCAATTGCTGGCCCACGCCGAATCTGAAATGCTCGACTATAACCGTCGTTTGGGCAGTTATGCCGATAAAGGCTTAGCCACAAATGCGGCGGTCGCCGAACAATATCTGCAATTGAGCCGCGATTTACCTTCTATCGTCTACCAACTTTCCCAGCTGACCGATGGCTATCTGATCGGCAAAAATCAGCAACTCAAGGGCATTTTAGACAGCACCAGCAAAGAGCTAAATACATGGCACGACGCCCTCAGCGCACTGCCGTTAATCGGCGTATATGAGCAGCAAGAAGCCGATGAATTTGCCCTCGGTGCCAGCGAACCAGAACAGATTGAAGTCGGCGACAGTGACCGCAGTGAACTGCTCAGTCTCGCCAATCGATACAACAAAGAAGTCGCCAATACCCACCAATTGCTGCAAGCCAACCAAGAGATGCAAGATCAACTCATTCAAGCGATCAGCAATGTGGAACAACAGCTTATTGGCTTAGGTGAGGCTCAGGCGGCAAAGAATCAACAGCTGAAATATGAGCTACAACTGATCCTCTACACTATGGTTTCCATCATGGCCTTGTTTGCCATAGGTTATTTAATCCTGCAGCAAAATCGCGTCGTCAAACCGCTGAAACGTCTTAATCAAGCCTTTATGAAATTAAGCGAATCGAACAGCCGCGAACGTTTAGACATTAATCGTCGCTGCGAGACGGGCCAAATCGCAGGTCATTTCAACCAGTTGCTGCAAAGGTTTGAACAGGAAGACGAGGCACAGCGCCAACAAATCACTAAGGTTTCTCAATCATTAAGCCAACTGGTTGCGCGCATTACTCAGCTATCGCAGCACACAGAGCACACTCAGACGATTGTGGCCGATACGCAAACACAGACCGAACATATCCGCAGCCTCGCCAATGAGGTGAGCCACACTTCGGCACTCGTGGAAGACAGCGCCGCCGAAACCATGCGCCAAATGCAGTCGAGCCAAACTGAAGCCGAGGCCGTACTCAGCGCAACTGAGCAGACGCAAACCGCCGTTGGCCTTTGCCATGCTTCCCTTGAAAGCCTGAATAACTCAGTGACGGATGTGTCGAAAATCATTGATGTAATTGGCAATATCGCCGAACAAACTAACTTACTCGCCCTCAATGCCGCCATTGAAGCTGCGCGGGCGGGAGAGCAAGGTCGCGGCTTTGCCGTGGTTGCCGATGAAGTGCGAAATTTAAGTCAGCGCACCCAAGTGTCCTTAAACGAAATCGTGAAGATTCTGCAGCAACTGACCCAATCGAATCATGCCCTCAGTGAGAGTGTCGATGGCATAGCACAGGCCACCAGCAGTCAAAAACTGCGCGCTCAAAGCCTATGGCAAGTAGCGCAAACGGTGCAAAACCAAGCGAGCGACATGGCCAATACCGCTAAACAAGGCTCGCTCAATGCCAAGGAGCAAGTCGATTATCTCGATCAATTTGTGCGCACTATGGATAGCTTAAAAGAGCAGGCACAAACCAGTTCACAACAGAGTGAAGTCATCGCCCAAGAAGTGCAGCAGAGCGTCGAGGATATTGAGACCAGTTTAGGCATTGCCGATGCTGGTAACTTAACACCACAGTCGCGGGCCGCTTAA
- a CDS encoding peroxiredoxin, with the protein MIDQGQTLPAATLGQLTKDGMVNHQVTELFAGKKVVLFAVPGAFTPTCSEAHLPGYVVLADQFKAKGVDLIACVAVNDAFVMKAWGEAQNASELMMLADGDASFTKALGLEMDTAGFGGVRSQRYAMIIDNGVVTLLNVEEPKAFEASKAEVVLAAL; encoded by the coding sequence ATGATTGATCAAGGTCAAACATTACCAGCAGCTACATTAGGCCAACTAACGAAAGATGGCATGGTGAATCACCAAGTTACTGAACTGTTCGCTGGTAAAAAAGTGGTATTGTTTGCTGTACCCGGTGCTTTTACTCCGACCTGTTCTGAAGCGCATTTACCTGGCTATGTCGTATTAGCCGATCAATTTAAAGCGAAAGGCGTGGATTTGATTGCCTGTGTTGCTGTGAACGATGCCTTCGTGATGAAAGCGTGGGGCGAAGCGCAAAATGCCTCTGAATTGATGATGCTAGCCGATGGCGATGCCAGCTTTACTAAAGCGTTAGGCTTAGAAATGGATACTGCTGGTTTTGGTGGCGTGCGTTCACAACGTTACGCCATGATCATAGATAACGGCGTAGTGACTCTGCTGAATGTTGAAGAGCCAAAGGCTTTTGAAGCCAGTAAAGCCGAAGTGGTTTTAGCTGCACTGTAA
- the envZ gene encoding two-component system sensor histidine kinase EnvZ has translation MKAKFWWRFVPRSAFSQTVMLIGCLLLINQLVSYVTVAVYVLKPSYQQINQLIARQVKLLFVDGIDIGREHLTIVDALNAKVHDDGMKIYNQQQAREAGIEQATYYGFWSAQMSEYLGGDAEVRVTHGSVLQIWIRPPQAPSIWIKVPLIGQNVSDLSPLTLYLMVIGALSVAGGWWFARQQNRPLRRLQKAAIAVSRGEFPDPLPLNGSSEIVEVTNAFNQMAHSMKQLEQDRALLMAGISHDLRTPLTRIRLASEMMVEEDQYLKDGIVNDIEDMDAIISQFIAYIRQDQETSRELGQINKLIQDVAQAEANRAGEIEVVLTDCPEAQFQAIAIKRVLSNLVENAFRYGSGWIRISSQFDGKRIGFTVEDNGPGIDESQITKLFQPFTQGDIARGSVGSGLGLAIIKRIIDRHQGQVTLSNRTEGGLRAQVWLPLE, from the coding sequence ATGAAAGCTAAGTTTTGGTGGCGGTTTGTGCCTCGCAGCGCGTTTAGCCAAACCGTGATGCTGATTGGTTGTCTACTACTGATCAATCAGCTGGTGTCTTACGTCACAGTTGCCGTTTATGTGCTTAAGCCAAGCTACCAGCAAATCAATCAGTTAATCGCTCGCCAAGTCAAATTGCTGTTTGTCGATGGCATAGATATTGGCCGCGAACACTTAACCATAGTCGATGCCCTCAATGCCAAAGTCCACGACGATGGCATGAAAATCTACAATCAACAGCAAGCGCGCGAAGCCGGTATTGAGCAAGCGACCTATTATGGTTTCTGGTCGGCGCAGATGTCGGAATATCTCGGCGGCGACGCCGAAGTGCGCGTCACCCACGGCAGCGTATTGCAGATTTGGATCCGTCCACCACAGGCGCCCTCGATTTGGATAAAAGTGCCGCTGATTGGCCAAAATGTTTCAGATCTTTCGCCGCTGACCCTCTATTTAATGGTCATTGGTGCACTCAGCGTCGCCGGGGGGTGGTGGTTTGCCCGCCAACAAAACCGTCCACTTAGGCGACTACAAAAAGCCGCGATTGCCGTTTCCCGCGGTGAATTCCCCGATCCCTTGCCGCTTAATGGTTCGAGTGAAATTGTCGAAGTGACTAACGCCTTCAACCAGATGGCGCACAGCATGAAACAACTGGAGCAGGACAGAGCGCTATTGATGGCGGGGATTTCCCACGACTTGCGCACGCCGCTCACCCGTATTCGTCTCGCTTCTGAGATGATGGTTGAGGAAGATCAATATCTTAAAGATGGCATAGTCAACGATATCGAAGATATGGACGCCATCATCAGCCAGTTTATTGCGTATATTCGCCAAGATCAGGAAACCAGCCGTGAACTAGGCCAAATCAATAAACTCATTCAAGATGTCGCTCAAGCAGAAGCCAATCGCGCCGGTGAAATAGAAGTAGTATTAACTGACTGCCCCGAAGCTCAATTCCAAGCGATTGCCATCAAGCGAGTACTGAGTAACTTAGTCGAAAATGCCTTTCGCTATGGTTCTGGCTGGATCCGCATTAGCTCGCAGTTCGACGGCAAACGTATCGGTTTTACTGTTGAAGATAATGGTCCAGGAATCGACGAGTCACAAATTACCAAACTATTTCAACCCTTTACCCAAGGTGATATCGCCCGTGGCAGTGTCGGTTCAGGCCTAGGTCTCGCCATCATCAAACGGATTATCGATAGACACCAAGGGCAAGTCACCCTCTCCAACCGCACCGAAGGCGGTTTAAGAGCCCAAGTGTGGCTGCCGCTGGAATAG
- a CDS encoding diguanylate cyclase, whose protein sequence is MHLAELIARPQSEKGKILIVDDQPLNIKILHQLFNEEYELFMATNGEQAIAICQKVQPDLVLLDIEMPGMSGFDVCQHLKADPETATIGVIFVTAHFDEVQEVKGFQLGAVDFIHKPINPIITTARVKNQFTLKRQSDLLHSIALLDSLTGVANRRQFEQRLPEIWKHCCRNELALSVVMLDVDFFKRFNDRYGHQEGDQCLRQVAKAISDSLQRATDFVARYGGEEFICILPETKLAGAIHTAQKIVNAVQALHLEHLESSFQEVTISAGVASVLPKSDLTWQTLIETADQQLYLAKESGRNQVVGLGL, encoded by the coding sequence ATGCATCTTGCAGAATTAATTGCTCGGCCCCAAAGTGAGAAAGGTAAGATCCTCATCGTTGATGATCAGCCGCTCAATATCAAAATATTGCATCAACTCTTCAATGAAGAGTATGAGTTGTTTATGGCGACCAATGGTGAGCAGGCGATAGCCATATGCCAGAAGGTACAGCCAGATTTAGTGCTGTTAGACATTGAAATGCCTGGTATGTCGGGTTTTGACGTTTGCCAACATCTTAAAGCCGATCCTGAAACCGCGACTATTGGGGTTATTTTTGTTACGGCTCATTTTGATGAAGTGCAAGAAGTTAAAGGTTTTCAGCTGGGAGCAGTCGATTTTATCCATAAACCTATCAATCCAATTATCACCACTGCGCGGGTAAAAAATCAGTTTACCCTCAAGCGACAATCTGATCTGTTGCACTCTATCGCGCTGCTTGACAGTTTAACGGGCGTCGCCAATCGACGTCAGTTTGAGCAGCGACTTCCTGAAATATGGAAACATTGCTGCCGCAACGAGTTAGCCTTATCTGTGGTGATGCTAGATGTGGATTTTTTTAAACGTTTTAATGATCGTTATGGTCATCAGGAAGGCGACCAATGTTTGCGACAAGTTGCAAAAGCCATTAGTGATTCTCTGCAGCGCGCGACTGACTTTGTTGCACGTTATGGCGGGGAGGAGTTTATTTGTATTCTGCCAGAAACCAAGCTTGCCGGTGCCATTCATACGGCACAGAAAATAGTGAATGCAGTACAAGCTTTGCATCTTGAACATCTCGAGTCGAGCTTCCAAGAGGTGACGATTAGTGCGGGTGTTGCGAGCGTGCTGCCCAAAAGTGATTTGACTTGGCAAACACTGATCGAAACAGCGGACCAGCAATTGTACTTGGCGAAAGAGAGTGGACGTAACCAAGTAGTAGGCCTAGGGCTTTAG
- the greB gene encoding transcription elongation factor GreB — MKAHLITRQGWQTLDKELKYLWKEYRPQITLKVQEAAAQGDRSENADYTYNKRLLRQIDGRVRYLVKRLEELKIVDYSPQQEGKIFFGAWFELENEAGDRVRYRIVGKDELDTKLGYITIDSPMARALIGKQVDDEVVVQTPSGPKEWYINQIRYTPFESTLAS, encoded by the coding sequence ATGAAAGCGCATTTGATCACCCGACAGGGTTGGCAAACTTTAGATAAAGAATTGAAGTATTTGTGGAAAGAATATCGGCCGCAAATCACCCTTAAAGTCCAAGAAGCGGCGGCGCAGGGCGACCGTAGTGAGAACGCTGATTACACTTACAACAAGCGTTTGTTAAGACAAATTGACGGCCGAGTCAGGTACTTAGTTAAGCGGCTGGAAGAGTTAAAAATCGTCGATTACTCACCGCAGCAGGAAGGTAAAATATTCTTCGGTGCTTGGTTTGAGCTTGAAAATGAAGCCGGTGATCGCGTGCGTTATCGGATCGTCGGTAAAGATGAGCTCGATACCAAATTGGGCTACATCACCATCGACTCGCCCATGGCGCGTGCCTTAATCGGCAAGCAAGTGGACGATGAGGTGGTAGTGCAAACGCCATCGGGTCCAAAAGAGTGGTATATCAATCAGATCCGTTACACTCCTTTTGAATCCACTCTCGCCAGCTAG
- the ompR gene encoding osmolarity response regulator transcription factor OmpR, translating into MGQETSKILVVDDDMRLRALLERYLMEQGYQVRSAANAEQMDRLLERENFHLLVLDLMLPGEDGLSICRRLRQQGNPIPIVMLTAKGDEVDRIIGLELGADDYLPKPFNPRELLARIKAVMRRQTQDVPGAPAQQEAQISFGEFSLDLATREMYHGDESIALTSGEFAVLKVLVTHPREPLSRDKLMNLARGRDYSALERSIDVQVSRLRRLIEKDPANPRYIQTVWGLGYVFVPDGAARR; encoded by the coding sequence ATGGGACAAGAAACCTCGAAAATCCTCGTCGTCGATGATGATATGCGCCTGCGAGCGTTACTCGAGCGTTACCTGATGGAGCAAGGTTATCAGGTGCGCAGCGCGGCCAATGCCGAGCAGATGGACCGCCTATTAGAACGCGAAAACTTCCATTTACTCGTGCTCGACTTGATGTTACCCGGTGAAGATGGCCTATCTATCTGCCGCCGTTTGCGCCAGCAAGGTAATCCTATTCCGATCGTGATGCTGACGGCCAAGGGCGATGAAGTCGACCGTATTATTGGCCTAGAGTTAGGCGCCGACGATTATCTGCCAAAACCTTTCAATCCACGGGAATTACTCGCACGGATCAAAGCCGTGATGCGTCGCCAAACCCAAGATGTGCCCGGTGCGCCAGCCCAGCAGGAAGCGCAGATCAGCTTCGGTGAGTTTTCGCTGGATTTAGCCACCCGTGAGATGTACCACGGCGACGAATCGATTGCGCTCACCAGCGGTGAGTTTGCCGTGCTTAAAGTGCTAGTTACCCATCCACGCGAGCCCTTGTCTCGGGATAAATTGATGAACCTCGCCCGTGGCCGCGATTATTCGGCGCTAGAACGCTCCATCGACGTGCAAGTGTCACGTCTGCGGCGTTTAATCGAAAAAGACCCTGCGAATCCGCGCTACATTCAAACTGTGTGGGGATTAGGTTATGTGTTTGTGCCCGATGGCGCCGCGCGTCGATGA
- a CDS encoding PepSY domain-containing protein has translation MKLCLTLALIACLLASFGSMAGNDRQNDRNQGAKNEQRRLAVNSPDQAVAMVQRQYQGKVLSVQSSGSGYRVKLLNNDGQVFSVSVDAATGRVSRN, from the coding sequence ATGAAACTTTGTTTGACATTGGCCCTAATCGCTTGCTTATTGGCCTCCTTTGGCAGCATGGCAGGCAATGATAGACAGAATGATCGCAACCAAGGTGCGAAGAATGAGCAGCGCCGTCTGGCGGTCAATAGCCCAGATCAAGCTGTAGCTATGGTGCAACGCCAATATCAAGGCAAGGTACTGAGCGTGCAATCCAGCGGCTCAGGATATCGGGTTAAGCTCCTCAATAATGACGGCCAAGTGTTTTCAGTCTCAGTGGATGCCGCAACTGGCCGAGTGTCGAGGAATTAA